In Erythrobacter sp. F6033, a single genomic region encodes these proteins:
- the mreC gene encoding rod shape-determining protein MreC — protein sequence MAPPSSRRTSGFSKKAQYSVFTGYLLAGLGALLGLGLLALSLWQPAALAPLRGGTQDAVTTVGEGPAAVRSSSKSTWNNIKGYFYAGSQNAALREEVELARIRLAEAEAVAQENERLKSLVALAESEIEPVAVTRLVGSSSTSSRRFAYIGKGRLQGVEVGMPVRSPRGVVGRVLEVARSSSRILLLTDSESVLPVRRSSDDTVAFAEGRGDGMVRIRLINLGLNPLEVGDIFVTSGAGGYYRPGVAVAVLTELTPDGGIARLVAAPSATDFVSVEPTYVPEAVEALETRPEDSINPSEDEN from the coding sequence ATGGCGCCGCCGTCATCGCGCCGAACATCGGGTTTTTCCAAGAAGGCCCAATATTCGGTCTTCACCGGCTATTTGCTTGCCGGGCTCGGTGCATTGCTGGGGCTTGGCTTGCTCGCCCTGTCCCTATGGCAGCCGGCTGCGCTTGCACCTTTGCGCGGCGGGACCCAAGATGCCGTGACAACAGTCGGCGAAGGCCCTGCCGCTGTTCGCTCTTCCAGCAAAAGCACGTGGAACAACATCAAAGGATACTTCTACGCAGGTAGCCAAAACGCGGCGTTGCGCGAAGAAGTCGAACTCGCACGCATCAGGCTAGCCGAGGCGGAAGCTGTTGCGCAGGAAAACGAGCGCTTGAAATCTCTCGTCGCTCTGGCGGAGAGTGAAATCGAGCCAGTCGCCGTAACCAGGCTTGTCGGATCAAGCTCCACCAGCAGTCGCCGCTTTGCCTATATTGGAAAGGGCCGACTTCAGGGCGTCGAAGTGGGGATGCCCGTGCGCAGTCCGCGCGGCGTAGTGGGACGAGTGCTGGAAGTCGCGCGCAGTTCATCGCGCATTCTTCTGCTGACCGACAGCGAAAGCGTGTTGCCCGTCCGTCGCTCAAGCGATGACACCGTGGCTTTCGCCGAGGGGCGCGGCGACGGGATGGTGCGCATTCGTTTGATCAATCTCGGTCTGAACCCGCTCGAGGTTGGCGACATTTTCGTTACAAGCGGAGCCGGCGGATATTACCGTCCGGGTGTGGCTGTTGCGGTCCTCACTGAACTGACCCCTGACGGCGGAATTGCGCGTCTGGTTGCTGCGCCATCGGCGACCGATTTCGTCTCGGTTGAGCCGACTTATGTGCCCGAAGCTGTGGAAGCATTGGAAACCAGACCAGAGGACTCGATCAATCCGTCGGAGGACGAGAATTGA
- a CDS encoding rod shape-determining protein MreD, producing the protein MRDRLRSPPQHSANRFGGGINRVQSPWRAQTIPYISITFASLLPVLLMADVMPVLPPLGFMMLIGWRIMRPGFLPLWVGVPLGAFDDLFSGQPFGSAILLWSIAMIVLEIIESRFPWRGFWQDWFTAGLALVLYIFLAMVVSGATLTLPMISAAVPQIVMAILLYPLLARLIARLDLFRLARARRVG; encoded by the coding sequence TTGAGAGATCGCCTTCGTTCCCCACCACAACATAGCGCAAACCGGTTTGGTGGCGGGATCAACCGCGTTCAATCTCCGTGGCGCGCTCAAACAATTCCGTACATCTCGATCACTTTTGCCTCGCTGCTCCCCGTGCTGCTGATGGCAGATGTGATGCCAGTGCTTCCGCCGCTCGGATTCATGATGTTGATTGGATGGCGGATCATGCGCCCCGGCTTTCTGCCGCTGTGGGTCGGTGTGCCGCTGGGCGCTTTTGACGATTTGTTCAGCGGGCAACCTTTCGGCAGTGCGATCCTGTTGTGGTCGATCGCGATGATTGTGCTTGAGATCATCGAAAGCCGTTTCCCGTGGCGAGGGTTTTGGCAGGACTGGTTCACCGCAGGTCTAGCGCTGGTGCTGTATATCTTTCTCGCAATGGTGGTTTCCGGCGCAACTTTGACACTTCCCATGATTTCGGCGGCTGTGCCGCAGATTGTGATGGCGATCTTGCTTTATCCGTTGCTCGCTCGCCTGATCGCACGGCTCGACCTGTTCCGGCTTGCACGCGCAAGAAGGGTCGGTTGA